In the genome of Halobacteriovorax sp. DA5, the window ATCCTAATTGTACTAGAAGTTTTGGCCAGTGCTTTCTTACCACTATTTGGCCTTAACAAATACATGATTCCATTTAATGTTCTTCTTGTTCTTTATATTGGTTTTAAATTGGAAACTCCGTATCTTGCAATTATCATTTTAATTCTTCAATTAACTCATTCACTTTTTTCAATTGAAGGGTGGGAGTACGGAACAATTTCGGGAATCTTAATTTGTATTGTGATTGGATACCTAAGAGATCTTCTACACTTTACAAGTAGCTTTATCACGATGCTGACAGTTTTTCTCTTTCAGGTTCTGTGGTTTTTTATCAGTTCATCACTACTATATTTAAAGTTTGATAGCTTCGATTATATTGTGCAGAAATTTTGGCGCTTTATTCCTGAGAGTATTATTTTATCTTTATTAGCTCCTATCTTCTTTTCATTACTTGATAAAGTTTGGAGAACGAAGAGTGAAGGCCTTATGGGGAATAATGTCTAATGTTTGCTGAAGAAGAAGTAGTTCGGTCTCATAAGACTAGGGCCGACATTCTATTTACTTTAATTACACTCGCGTTTGCGATTATTTTAATACGTTTATGGTACCTTCAGATTTACCAAGGTGATCTACTGTATCAATATTCAATTCAAAACCGCTTAAGAAAAGAAACAGTTAAGGCACCAAGAGGAATGATCTTTTCACGTAATAATCAACTAATGGTTGATAACGTACCTCGTTTTGACTTAGTTATTATTCCACAATACTTAGACAATAAGAAAGAGACGATTAAGAAGCTTGCTAAAATTCTTGAAATGACTGAGAAGGAGATCTACTCAACTCTTAAGAAATTTCGTGGGCAAGCACGCTATCGTCCTGTTCGTATCAAGAAAAATATTTCTAATAAAGAAGTGGCCATCATTGAAACAGAAAATGAGAAGCTTCCAGGTGTTCAAGTTGAAACATTTATTTCTCGCGAGTATCGAGATAAGGAAGTAGGCTCACACTTGCTTGGTTATATCGGTGAGATTTCTCAAAACCAACTACCTCGTTATCGCAAAAGAGATAATATTGATTACAAGCTTGGAGACTTTATTGGTCAAGCAGGTGTTGAAGAAAGATTTGATCAGGACCTTCGAGGAGAAGATGGTTATCAAATTATGGAAGTAGATGCTAGAGGGCGTATGCGCCGTTCTATTGGAACTAGTAATATTCTTGCGGGCATTGAAAATAAGAAAGCAACACCAGGAAACAACCTAAGATTAACAATTGATCGTGATATGCAAAAAACTGCTTATAAATCCTTAGAGGGGAAAGTTGGTGGTGTTGTTGCTGTTGACGTTAGAAATGGTGAAGTCCTAACGATGGTATCTCGTCCTTCATTTGATCCAGGGCAGTTTTCTAAGGGGCTAACTTCAGAGTATTGGAACTCTCTTATTAATAATCCTGACCGTCCACTTCGAGATCGTACAATCCAAGATCACTATGCTCCAGGTTCTACATTTAAAGTTTTTACAGCGATTGCTGCTTTAGAAGAAGGCATCATTAAAGCTAAAGATGAAGTTATGTGTGGGCCACGCTTCCGCCTAGGTCGTCGTACTTATAATGACTGGAAAAGATCAGGACACGGAATAACTGATTTATACAAATCTCTAAGAAGATCTGTTGATGTTTATTATTATAAGATCGCAGTTGAATTGGATATTGATGTACTTGCAAGATATTCGAGAATGTTTGGGCTTGGTGAGAAGACAGGTATTGCACTTCCAAGAGAAACAACAGGTCTAATTCCTACTCGTGAGTGGAAAGAGAAACGCTTTGGAGAAAAGTGGCAAGATGGTGAAACGGTAAGTTGTGTTATTGGACAGTCTTATGTTTTAACAACTCCACTTCAACTTGCTGTTTCTTATGCTGCGATTGCAAATGGTGGGAAGGTTTATAAGCCTCAAATCGTTAGAGAAGTTTTTAATAATAAAGGTGATATCATTAAAAGCTATAAAGAAGATCTAGTTCAAACAGCAAAGGTGAGTGAACAAACTCTGATTGATGTAAGACAGGGTCTTTATGAAGTGGCCAACCACCCAAGAGGTACTGGCTGGTGGGTTAGAGGTACTGGTGTAAAGATGGCCGGTAAGTCTGGTACGTCTCAGGTTATCTCGATGAGTACAACTGAGCTATTTCAAAAATGTTCTGAGAAACCATATAACCAGAGACACCACGGGTTATTTGTGGCTTTTGCTCCATATGAAAATCCTCGTGTTGCAGTTGCAGCTGTTGTTGAACACGGTTGTTCTGGATCAGGTGCTGCAGGACCTATTGTTCGAAATGTTCTAACGACATATATGAAAAAGTATATGCCAGATCTTCATAAGATTTATGCCAAGGAAGATCGCAAAATCATGTCAGACTTCTTCGCTGATAGAAGAAAAAAGCGTGAAGAAGCGGAAAGACTTAGGGCCGAAAAAGAAAAGAAGAATGAAGATTCTGATGGTGATGACGAAGGTCAAACTGAAGACTAAAAAAGTGAGAACTTAATGGATTTATCAAATATTAAAGAATTTTTTAAAAGATATGACTTCTCATTCTTTCTTTTGAGTTCAGTTATCTTTTTCTTCGGAATTCTTAATCTATATTCAGCAACACATGCGTCTGCCTCTACTGCACATGCTAATTTATTTAAAGTACAAATTGGATGGTATGCTCTTTCGATTGTAATTGCTTTCGTTATTAGTTTTATTAATCCACAAAACCTTTATCGTTTCGCATGGCCTATTTATCTATTCAATATTGTTCTACTAATATTGGTTATTGTTCTTGGTCATAAAGGAATGGGGGCAAGACGTTGGCTAATGATTGGGCCAATTAGATTCCAACCATCTGAGTTAATGAAAATATCTGTTATTTTCGTACTCGCTAGATACTTTAGAAATTATGCTCCTGATAGTGAACTTGGACTCAAGGATTTAATTAAGCCTGCTATCCTGGCATTTATCCCGACGATCTTAATTGTAGTTCAACCGGACTTAGGAACAGGACTTCTTATTCTTCTTATTTTCTTTACGATGGTTTTCTTTAGAAAACTTAAGTGGAAGACACTTTTAATTCTCGCTCTTGTTGGTCTTGTCAGTGGTGGAGTGATGTATCAATTCGGTTTAAAGGAATATCAAAGAAATCGTATTAAAACCTTTATTAATCCAACTGCGGATGCAAAAGGGACTGGCTATAATGCTATTCAATCAAAGATTGCTATTGGGTCTGGAAAAATATTCGGGAAGGGACTTAGAAAGTCCTCACAGGCTTCCCTGAACTACTTACCTGAAAACCATACTGACTTTGTATTTTCTATTTATAATGAAGAGCATGGCTTCTTTGGAGCAATCTTATTAATTGGGTTATATCTTTTCTTGTTTTTTAGATTTGTGTGGCTCTCTGTCAACGTCAGTAGAATCTTTGAGTCCGTCACCATTATCGGGGTCATGAGTATATTCTTCTGGCACACCTTTATTAATATGGGAATGGTCATGGGGTTATTACCTGTTGTTGGTCTGCCTCTTCCTTTAATGTCTTATGGTGGTTCTTCACTTTTGACATTTGGGGTTTGTATTGGAGTAGCGACTTCTATTTCAAATACAAGACGCTTCTTTTAGAGGAGCGGGATTTTGGCATCGATAATGCATCTATATTAGTAAAACAACTTAATATGGAGCAAATATGCTAAAAAAGATGATCAATTTTTTAACACTTGTCTTAATACTATCCGCGCCACAGGCCTTTGGTGCTGGTTTCGATAGTGAGTTCGAGTTATTTGATCGCCTTAAAGAAGATATGTGGAATCTAGGTCTAGATTTCGAATATGTGCATACAACTGATATGAAAATTCCGAATACTGATGTCATCGATGGGGGAGCTCAAGGGAGCGAGGATCAAATTATCGTGAAATCAGTACCTTATGAGTTAATTCACCGTTTTGAGAGAACATTTTAAGATTTGATTAAAATAGTACTAATATTTGACTATGTCTTTTTTATCTCGCTACAATATTCGTGTTAGTGAGGTATGCAATGAAGCACGTATCTGCAATTGGAAGTTTACTGAAGAAGATCTATCGTATCTACAGTAATCACATTCTTAGTTATCTACAAGACAAAGGCTTTACAGACTTAAGGCCAAGCTTTCTTGAAATTCTAGTTTATATTTGTGAAAACGAAGGACCAACTATCAAGGAGATTGGATCTTCTTGTGGCCTAAAAAAACAAACAATGACAAGCCATCTAAATGAATTACAAAAGCGTGGCTATATCGTTCGTAAATCTTCAGAAGTTGATAAGCGTGAACAACGCGTTTACTTA includes:
- the mrdA gene encoding penicillin-binding protein 2 is translated as MFAEEEVVRSHKTRADILFTLITLAFAIILIRLWYLQIYQGDLLYQYSIQNRLRKETVKAPRGMIFSRNNQLMVDNVPRFDLVIIPQYLDNKKETIKKLAKILEMTEKEIYSTLKKFRGQARYRPVRIKKNISNKEVAIIETENEKLPGVQVETFISREYRDKEVGSHLLGYIGEISQNQLPRYRKRDNIDYKLGDFIGQAGVEERFDQDLRGEDGYQIMEVDARGRMRRSIGTSNILAGIENKKATPGNNLRLTIDRDMQKTAYKSLEGKVGGVVAVDVRNGEVLTMVSRPSFDPGQFSKGLTSEYWNSLINNPDRPLRDRTIQDHYAPGSTFKVFTAIAALEEGIIKAKDEVMCGPRFRLGRRTYNDWKRSGHGITDLYKSLRRSVDVYYYKIAVELDIDVLARYSRMFGLGEKTGIALPRETTGLIPTREWKEKRFGEKWQDGETVSCVIGQSYVLTTPLQLAVSYAAIANGGKVYKPQIVREVFNNKGDIIKSYKEDLVQTAKVSEQTLIDVRQGLYEVANHPRGTGWWVRGTGVKMAGKSGTSQVISMSTTELFQKCSEKPYNQRHHGLFVAFAPYENPRVAVAAVVEHGCSGSGAAGPIVRNVLTTYMKKYMPDLHKIYAKEDRKIMSDFFADRRKKREEAERLRAEKEKKNEDSDGDDEGQTED
- the rodA gene encoding rod shape-determining protein RodA, with amino-acid sequence MDLSNIKEFFKRYDFSFFLLSSVIFFFGILNLYSATHASASTAHANLFKVQIGWYALSIVIAFVISFINPQNLYRFAWPIYLFNIVLLILVIVLGHKGMGARRWLMIGPIRFQPSELMKISVIFVLARYFRNYAPDSELGLKDLIKPAILAFIPTILIVVQPDLGTGLLILLIFFTMVFFRKLKWKTLLILALVGLVSGGVMYQFGLKEYQRNRIKTFINPTADAKGTGYNAIQSKIAIGSGKIFGKGLRKSSQASLNYLPENHTDFVFSIYNEEHGFFGAILLIGLYLFLFFRFVWLSVNVSRIFESVTIIGVMSIFFWHTFINMGMVMGLLPVVGLPLPLMSYGGSSLLTFGVCIGVATSISNTRRFF
- a CDS encoding MarR family winged helix-turn-helix transcriptional regulator — its product is MKHVSAIGSLLKKIYRIYSNHILSYLQDKGFTDLRPSFLEILVYICENEGPTIKEIGSSCGLKKQTMTSHLNELQKRGYIVRKSSEVDKREQRVYLTEYGEKFKFSLFDVLELIEGNYSRRIGEVELERIQSTLENMHNKLSNVERQTLESRIQLNLSLDF